A genomic region of Rhodococcus qingshengii JCM 15477 contains the following coding sequences:
- a CDS encoding pilus assembly protein TadG-related protein, translating to MNNLIAKLRKPEDDRGSIVLWTVIIAFGLLLCLGLVVDGGGKLHAKQQAQLVAEEAARAAGQAVITPLAARGTAVIVNPATAMSEAQKYLAATDIKGVVVPTGPNTLLITTTAHYTPKVLGLIGIGEQTVVGTAHVNLNRTNTGAGAIGAP from the coding sequence ATGAACAACCTCATCGCGAAGCTCCGCAAGCCGGAAGACGATCGAGGATCGATCGTGCTCTGGACAGTGATTATTGCCTTCGGGCTGCTGCTTTGCCTCGGCCTCGTCGTCGACGGAGGTGGAAAACTCCATGCCAAACAACAAGCCCAGCTGGTAGCAGAAGAAGCCGCACGCGCTGCTGGCCAAGCTGTCATCACCCCCCTCGCCGCCCGCGGTACGGCTGTGATCGTCAACCCTGCAACTGCCATGAGCGAAGCACAAAAGTACTTGGCCGCAACCGACATCAAGGGTGTAGTCGTCCCAACCGGGCCCAACACCCTCCTGATCACCACAACAGCTCACTACACGCCGAAAGTCCTCGGGCTCATAGGTATAGGCGAACAAACGGTCGTCGGAACAGCGCACGTGAACCTCAACCGCACCAACACGGGCGCCGGAGCGATCGGCGCCCCATGA
- a CDS encoding TadE family protein — MQPSTATPLARLRSQLSSDRGGVLETVIIWPVVLLLFFGAVQGALYFHARNVAMKAGEEGLRQARSQFGTSAAGTAAAYGFITQTGATVLRGPAVSVTRNQREATIRIVGQPISLIPFLNLTVNIDQSAPVERVTNPGDPW; from the coding sequence ATGCAGCCATCCACGGCAACCCCACTCGCGCGCTTGCGATCTCAGCTCAGCAGCGACCGTGGTGGCGTCCTTGAAACTGTCATCATCTGGCCGGTCGTGCTCCTACTGTTCTTCGGTGCCGTCCAAGGAGCCCTCTATTTTCATGCGCGCAACGTCGCGATGAAAGCTGGTGAGGAAGGTCTTCGCCAAGCGCGATCCCAGTTCGGCACATCGGCGGCCGGCACAGCGGCCGCGTACGGATTCATCACGCAGACAGGAGCGACGGTACTTCGTGGTCCTGCCGTCTCCGTGACACGCAACCAGCGCGAGGCCACCATCCGAATTGTCGGACAGCCGATTTCACTCATCCCATTCCTGAACCTGACCGTCAACATCGATCAGAGCGCTCCGGTCGAACGCGTTACCAACCCGGGAGACCCCTGGTGA
- a CDS encoding TadE/TadG family type IV pilus assembly protein: MSALTNLRRRIHANDRGAETLELVIMTPVVLLLIAVIIVGGMVTMAHQKVEHAAAEASRSASLARTISQASTSAKEAATSDLAAKGLDCVNLSISTDTSGFRTRPGVTATVRTTVTCDVSLDSLGLFGISGVRTIQHTSSSPIDTYRERVR; encoded by the coding sequence TTGAGCGCACTGACCAACCTGCGCAGACGAATACACGCCAACGACCGCGGCGCCGAAACCCTCGAGCTCGTCATCATGACGCCCGTAGTCCTGCTGCTGATCGCGGTCATCATCGTTGGCGGGATGGTCACCATGGCCCACCAAAAAGTGGAACACGCCGCAGCCGAAGCATCTCGATCAGCTTCCCTCGCCAGGACCATCTCTCAAGCTTCAACCAGCGCGAAGGAAGCGGCGACCTCAGATCTCGCGGCGAAGGGACTCGACTGCGTCAACCTCTCGATCAGCACAGACACCAGCGGATTTCGTACCCGCCCCGGCGTGACAGCGACAGTGCGAACCACCGTGACGTGCGACGTCTCCCTCGACTCCCTCGGACTCTTCGGGATCAGTGGAGTACGCACCATCCAGCACACAAGCTCCTCGCCGATTGACACCTACCGAGAGAGAGTCCGATGA
- a CDS encoding ParA family protein — translation MAQNIAPAVSETAFNKQIPNTIAFANGKGGVGKTSLSANCGGLAAAGGWRVLILDLDPQGNLARDLGYDVADGQDLLNALITGTEPPLLKDVRPGLDVVPGGPTLADIQGLMFSRANRSHSDDDGEPETLGDLLFRSLSGIAANYDLILFDTPPGDVMILDAVLACCQGVVIPTRADEGSLDGLTRIAKRFKRARRVNPDLRLAGVVLFGIGSRSSRLEDAVRDSVYEIIGESAPVFDTYIRYLETAGFDLRRHGILAHELETQAAAAQKSRLKALRAGTKPEEDFLARNATGLAEDYEKLTMEIIGKLTEINQEVEAVS, via the coding sequence ATGGCACAGAACATCGCACCAGCCGTTTCCGAAACTGCATTCAACAAGCAGATTCCCAACACCATTGCCTTCGCGAACGGCAAAGGCGGGGTAGGGAAAACCTCATTGAGCGCCAACTGTGGCGGGCTTGCAGCCGCTGGTGGGTGGCGAGTCCTCATCCTCGACCTTGACCCTCAGGGGAACCTCGCCCGCGACCTCGGGTACGACGTAGCCGACGGCCAAGACCTGCTCAATGCGCTCATCACCGGCACTGAGCCCCCGCTGCTCAAGGATGTCCGGCCAGGTCTCGACGTAGTTCCCGGTGGCCCCACGCTCGCCGATATCCAGGGCCTGATGTTTTCACGTGCCAACAGGTCGCATAGCGACGACGACGGTGAGCCCGAAACATTAGGTGACCTGCTGTTTCGTTCCCTTTCCGGTATCGCGGCGAACTACGATCTGATCTTGTTCGACACCCCTCCGGGCGACGTCATGATCCTCGATGCCGTTCTGGCGTGCTGCCAAGGCGTGGTAATCCCCACTCGGGCAGATGAAGGCAGCCTTGACGGTCTCACTCGTATTGCGAAGCGTTTCAAACGAGCTCGACGCGTCAATCCGGACCTCCGCCTCGCCGGCGTCGTCCTCTTCGGCATCGGGTCCCGATCATCTCGGCTCGAAGATGCAGTTCGAGACTCTGTCTACGAGATTATCGGGGAATCAGCTCCCGTCTTCGATACCTACATCCGCTACCTGGAAACGGCCGGCTTCGACCTACGTCGCCACGGCATCCTCGCCCACGAGCTCGAAACTCAAGCTGCTGCCGCGCAGAAGAGCCGCCTCAAGGCACTTCGAGCAGGAACTAAGCCTGAAGAAGACTTTTTGGCGCGCAACGCAACTGGGCTCGCAGAAGACTACGAAAAGCTCACGATGGAAATCATCGGCAAACTGACCGAGATCAATCAGGAAGTCGAGGCAGTGTCGTGA
- a CDS encoding CpaF family protein, with protein sequence MTDRNEQDPARIPLWLVLNEVDESDALAIDHQSASDVRGVDSGESHHLDSTGALHTQHRSNSAAASLLSAAGHGNAVHTATMSEPAWTPPPATSEIVKSIDSAGSAVAYRRLVRKLVDEASQELSQVVAARKHDVESDETADTLLPYTQEEEQHKGREIIADKVKRYITFGIESGSGAIDAGAEKQLAQDVYNTIFGLGPLQVLVDDPTIENILLTGTRVVVMYPDGRLQKRPKIFDSDEELIDWLINLGQRSEGGGRTFAVNNPHLRLNLPGNIRLSAMAWTVPEPHVAIRLHRLKDITLDTLVGYKVMPDLLANLLAAMVIGGASIVTSGPMGSGKTTLTRALANALPLETRIGTAETERELFLHEMPGREDFIVPAEVITGGGERDSTTNEFKGATDLSAILYAFVRMQLERVIVGEVAGKEIIAMFKAMQMAKGSLSTTHADDAKGAINRLVTVALEAGVTERYAIRQVAAHINLIVQLDTAYSTNDAGERVHTRYISEIIWIEPGEDGMPAVSTIYEGIPGGTGEYGTLPPKLRRKVIEGGFPEQSIPRHSLRFEEGY encoded by the coding sequence ATGACCGATCGGAACGAACAGGACCCTGCACGTATACCGCTGTGGCTAGTCCTCAACGAGGTCGACGAATCCGATGCCTTGGCTATCGACCATCAAAGCGCGTCGGACGTGCGTGGCGTGGACAGCGGTGAGTCCCACCATCTCGACTCAACCGGCGCGCTTCACACGCAGCATCGAAGTAACAGCGCGGCCGCCAGCCTCCTCAGCGCAGCAGGGCATGGCAATGCCGTACACACGGCAACAATGTCCGAGCCGGCATGGACGCCGCCTCCCGCCACTAGCGAGATCGTCAAATCTATTGACTCCGCAGGTAGCGCAGTTGCGTACCGACGCCTCGTACGCAAGCTCGTAGACGAAGCCTCGCAGGAACTCAGTCAGGTCGTCGCTGCCCGCAAGCACGACGTCGAGTCAGACGAGACCGCCGATACCCTCCTGCCCTATACGCAGGAAGAAGAGCAACACAAGGGTCGGGAGATCATCGCCGACAAGGTCAAGCGGTACATCACGTTCGGAATCGAAAGCGGATCCGGGGCGATCGATGCCGGCGCTGAGAAGCAGCTCGCGCAAGACGTCTACAACACGATCTTCGGTCTGGGTCCGTTGCAAGTCCTCGTCGACGACCCGACGATCGAAAATATCCTTCTGACCGGCACGAGGGTCGTGGTCATGTATCCGGATGGGCGGCTTCAGAAGCGTCCAAAGATTTTCGATTCCGACGAGGAACTCATCGACTGGTTGATCAACCTCGGACAGCGATCTGAGGGCGGCGGACGCACCTTCGCCGTCAACAACCCGCATTTGAGATTGAACCTCCCAGGCAATATTCGCCTCTCCGCGATGGCGTGGACAGTCCCCGAACCGCACGTGGCGATCCGCCTGCACCGCCTCAAGGACATCACTCTCGACACTCTCGTCGGATACAAAGTGATGCCAGACCTCCTCGCGAACCTGCTGGCAGCGATGGTCATCGGCGGTGCATCGATCGTGACTTCAGGTCCCATGGGCTCCGGAAAGACAACCCTCACCAGAGCGCTCGCGAACGCCTTGCCGCTCGAAACCCGTATCGGCACAGCCGAAACCGAACGAGAGCTCTTCCTCCACGAGATGCCCGGACGAGAAGACTTCATCGTGCCGGCCGAGGTGATCACAGGTGGCGGTGAACGCGACTCGACGACCAACGAATTCAAGGGCGCCACCGACCTGTCCGCCATCCTCTATGCATTCGTGCGCATGCAACTCGAACGAGTCATCGTCGGCGAGGTCGCCGGCAAGGAGATCATCGCCATGTTCAAAGCGATGCAGATGGCGAAAGGCTCGCTGTCCACCACACACGCTGACGATGCCAAGGGTGCGATCAACCGATTGGTTACCGTCGCACTCGAAGCCGGCGTGACCGAGCGCTACGCCATTCGCCAGGTGGCTGCCCATATCAACCTGATCGTCCAGCTCGACACTGCCTATTCCACCAACGACGCCGGCGAGCGCGTGCACACCCGCTACATCAGCGAAATCATCTGGATCGAGCCAGGTGAGGACGGAATGCCCGCGGTCTCGACAATCTACGAAGGAATCCCTGGCGGCACAGGCGAATACGGGACATTGCCGCCGAAACTTCGTCGCAAAGTCATCGAGGGCGGATTCCCTGAACAGAGCATCCCGCGCCACTCACTCAGATTCGAGGAAGGGTACTGA
- a CDS encoding DUF559 domain-containing protein: MDGCPIPIDFVAPELGLVVEYDGWYWHKEKFDSDTRKSRLLEDMGWTVVRIRERGSRQERLPLLDVPFIECGPNEPAHVVAERICVLLRSLIPTAFKEIDHAHSALSDK; encoded by the coding sequence GTGGACGGCTGCCCGATACCGATCGACTTTGTCGCACCCGAACTGGGCCTCGTCGTCGAGTACGACGGCTGGTACTGGCACAAAGAAAAGTTCGACAGCGACACGAGAAAATCCCGCCTACTCGAAGATATGGGGTGGACCGTTGTGCGAATCCGTGAACGCGGTTCCCGACAGGAAAGACTTCCGCTGCTTGATGTCCCATTCATCGAGTGTGGACCCAACGAGCCCGCTCACGTCGTCGCCGAACGGATCTGCGTCCTACTCCGATCCCTCATTCCGACTGCTTTCAAGGAAATCGACCACGCGCACAGCGCGTTGTCCGACAAGTAA
- a CDS encoding type II secretion system F family protein, whose protein sequence is MYTLLAILLVLVLLGGIALIYNGWKDRRDPTAPQRHRRSPIKISRRNKILLVAGVLVGGLTWMVSGWFIALPLGPVIFVGLPFLLGKPAAEGEIARLNAMEEWVRNLSGVLAVGTGIEQAIIATHKAMPEALTTEISRLIQRLRTNTPIIDALRGFADDLDDATGDLIVGSLIQSAAIRGSGLTAVLDRLSRSVAEDVRNRRAVEAARKGSRTTARWVTIITIGFTVGLFLFTDYMTFYKTPAGQLIFLVQIAGFIACLLWMKKLIQPPKLSRFLGTTRQNSSAKSESFIEGVLS, encoded by the coding sequence ATGTACACATTGCTCGCAATCCTTCTCGTTCTGGTCCTCCTCGGAGGAATCGCGCTCATCTACAACGGATGGAAAGACAGGAGGGACCCCACCGCCCCACAGCGACATCGCCGATCCCCGATAAAGATCAGCAGGAGAAACAAGATCCTGCTCGTCGCCGGGGTACTCGTCGGCGGTTTGACCTGGATGGTCAGTGGTTGGTTCATCGCGCTGCCGCTCGGACCCGTGATCTTCGTGGGCCTGCCGTTCCTACTCGGGAAACCAGCCGCCGAAGGGGAAATCGCGCGCCTGAATGCAATGGAAGAGTGGGTGCGCAACCTGAGCGGTGTGCTGGCCGTGGGAACTGGAATAGAACAGGCGATCATCGCGACGCACAAGGCAATGCCCGAAGCGCTCACCACCGAAATCAGTCGACTCATCCAACGCCTACGCACCAACACCCCGATCATCGACGCGCTTCGCGGTTTCGCTGACGATCTGGACGACGCCACAGGAGACCTGATCGTCGGATCACTCATTCAAAGCGCCGCCATCCGAGGATCCGGTCTGACAGCAGTGCTCGATCGACTCTCGAGGTCGGTGGCCGAAGATGTCCGGAACAGACGAGCCGTCGAAGCAGCACGAAAAGGCAGTCGGACTACTGCTCGGTGGGTCACCATCATCACCATCGGATTCACCGTCGGCCTGTTCCTTTTCACCGACTACATGACCTTCTACAAAACTCCTGCGGGACAGCTCATTTTCCTCGTTCAAATCGCAGGTTTCATCGCGTGCCTGTTGTGGATGAAGAAGCTCATCCAACCGCCGAAACTGTCGAGATTCCTCGGAACAACCCGGCAGAACTCGAGCGCGAAAAGCGAGAGCTTCATCGAAGGAGTCCTGTCATGA
- a CDS encoding SAF domain-containing protein, with product MVFEKIRTTAKSKAIGEEADPDNPTVRRTSDFTATSRTKVRRRPVFLAAGIALVVVFVIGAVALVNGMRQVTNVLVVSQDIAQGQQITSQDLTTKQVNADAGIASVAVEDKATVVGQVAAVPIPSGTVLNPNAITSAVIPTKGLTLVGVTVSYAKLPAEPLRAGDMVRIVDTPRDQDDSPVQGPITSKAQVVSTTLIEATQETTVDVLVQADEASWVSARAATRRVAIVLDTREK from the coding sequence ATGGTTTTCGAAAAAATCCGCACCACAGCAAAGTCCAAAGCCATCGGGGAAGAGGCTGATCCGGACAACCCGACTGTCCGACGGACTTCCGACTTCACCGCGACTTCGAGGACCAAAGTTCGTCGTCGACCGGTATTCCTCGCGGCCGGGATCGCACTGGTAGTCGTGTTCGTCATCGGCGCTGTAGCTCTGGTTAACGGAATGCGTCAAGTGACGAATGTGCTGGTGGTGTCACAGGACATCGCACAAGGGCAACAGATCACCTCACAAGACCTCACGACCAAACAAGTCAACGCCGATGCTGGAATCGCCTCCGTCGCAGTAGAAGACAAAGCCACCGTGGTCGGACAGGTTGCAGCCGTGCCAATTCCGAGCGGAACCGTTCTTAACCCCAACGCGATCACTTCCGCCGTTATCCCCACCAAGGGCCTGACATTGGTCGGTGTCACCGTCAGCTACGCGAAACTGCCCGCCGAGCCGCTCCGCGCCGGCGACATGGTGCGCATCGTCGACACACCCCGCGACCAAGATGACTCCCCAGTCCAAGGCCCCATCACCAGCAAAGCGCAGGTTGTTTCCACAACTCTCATCGAAGCGACACAGGAAACCACTGTGGACGTGCTGGTGCAGGCGGACGAGGCGTCATGGGTATCAGCTCGCGCAGCGACACGACGTGTCGCGATCGTGCTCGACACCAGAGAGAAGTAG
- a CDS encoding LysM peptidoglycan-binding domain-containing protein: protein MNVAAARLKGLLYLIALLALTAGIPFALYTFAGNPLAGVTSLTFDAIKEALTTQDDGTLFLSALTIIGWIAWATFAYSIIIELAAALRGVKVRRIKGLQFQQHSAAILVSGALLLITAGTATATPAADILGPNHASPTSISAPAFFDDAQTQSPQQSAPSWTKTPAQTPAGTTIVTESGDTLWGLAERHLGDGTRYPEIQSLNQNAIPDEAWIDAGITLTLPAAPEKQLHGAYTVRAGDTLWDLAETYLGDGSRYPQIHGATGPLTTDVIQIGQQLFLTPAATGAEVAPPAPSPNSAAETPAAESSAPAPEIAPEPVPEPAPQPAPELVPDVAVSPTAAAPEAPTEAAPETPEVPVSSAPSEVAGEQSPLVVPDVPELQEMVPGGDEMAQAEARAAEEAAARIFGIEIPGAPAAEAAEPSVAEAPATEPAPQPAPPVSVEVPAPSEAPAAAPAPAPALDENSALASAPIAPGAPDSTISQSEQLNTPEIAPEPTPEPTPETGAQQATPADTQDSETLVPLNTTATQLPENAAATTALTSTDNAQDSKTVMGLSALAGIALLAGVGLFRRRQQNRRRRGERIPMPKESTALVEQQIRENADPSLLALLDNALRDVADICRTNSIPLPALLGVFLHDRSIELALVDDIELPAPWQRDTETSAWTITADDELDPPLTTVSPYPALVEIGEIEGGSRLLLNLEQLSHLGIAAPTAEARDIIRALAVFLAFSPLGDNLKLTLVGTGEALARPNTDGSALIEYASTADAVLERLARHTRTDAQALSDNGIDDIAQARIEYTDSAITNPEIILLSEPLTPAQREIFDNILANAPRVAFAAVTAADDPTADWTLTTRTDGSATLRRPGRPAFDLTPARISEAEFDAIIDVLETADADPIADAASQNDPWTAETFDDRIAEATSVDDLLPHQAPTVHFLATEPNFDTATTEFDDDEADTEPLTYLNPADESSINNTPATAENTPPFAMAIAPTPDNALSVDEHIWIHILGTPRVTALNEGSDVGRRPHLTELAALIATHPHPGIRGPQVDEKIWPKQTYANLSLSEQTTKRTARRNTAFTRLRNFLGETATGDLAFPKVFDNTGNTPYRLDDTVHTDWDIWNNLIGGHPATADHNELTTAVALVEGTPFTTKKAPARYGWAEELRQNMISELTDAIEELSARHLQEGDTRIALELAQKGLDVDEYHEGLWRLAIIATHGSDDITATQGLIDALLTKLAELDVDPNEQTSELLQILDDFHDTAGERPYRIAQRAS from the coding sequence GTGAATGTCGCCGCAGCCCGCCTCAAAGGCCTGCTCTACCTCATCGCCCTCCTCGCGCTCACTGCCGGAATCCCGTTCGCGCTCTACACATTCGCCGGAAACCCCCTCGCCGGCGTTACCAGCCTGACCTTCGACGCAATCAAAGAAGCACTCACCACCCAAGACGACGGAACGCTCTTCCTCTCTGCACTGACAATCATCGGTTGGATCGCCTGGGCCACCTTCGCCTACTCGATCATCATCGAACTCGCTGCAGCGCTTCGCGGTGTCAAAGTCAGACGCATCAAAGGACTTCAATTCCAACAGCACTCGGCAGCGATACTCGTCAGTGGCGCACTCCTACTGATCACCGCTGGCACAGCAACAGCCACCCCCGCGGCCGACATCCTTGGCCCCAACCACGCTTCACCGACCTCGATCAGCGCACCCGCGTTCTTCGACGACGCTCAAACCCAGTCCCCGCAACAGAGCGCCCCTTCCTGGACGAAAACCCCAGCGCAGACACCAGCCGGGACAACCATCGTCACCGAATCCGGCGACACACTATGGGGCCTCGCCGAGCGTCATCTCGGAGACGGAACACGCTATCCGGAAATACAGTCACTCAACCAGAACGCAATCCCAGACGAAGCCTGGATCGACGCAGGCATCACACTGACATTGCCCGCCGCCCCCGAGAAGCAACTCCACGGCGCCTACACGGTCAGGGCAGGGGACACACTGTGGGACCTCGCCGAAACGTATCTGGGTGACGGCTCCCGCTACCCCCAAATTCACGGCGCCACCGGACCACTGACCACCGACGTGATCCAAATCGGCCAACAGCTCTTTCTGACGCCCGCCGCCACCGGTGCAGAAGTAGCTCCACCCGCACCATCGCCCAACTCTGCTGCAGAAACGCCAGCGGCGGAATCATCCGCACCCGCTCCAGAGATTGCACCCGAACCTGTCCCTGAGCCCGCACCACAACCAGCACCCGAGTTGGTGCCGGACGTCGCGGTGTCTCCCACTGCCGCGGCTCCGGAGGCTCCTACTGAGGCAGCTCCGGAAACTCCGGAGGTGCCCGTTTCGTCTGCTCCGTCCGAGGTAGCGGGGGAGCAGTCGCCGTTGGTGGTTCCGGATGTTCCGGAGTTGCAGGAAATGGTGCCCGGTGGCGATGAGATGGCTCAGGCTGAAGCGCGCGCTGCGGAGGAAGCTGCCGCGCGGATCTTCGGTATCGAGATCCCAGGTGCTCCCGCTGCAGAGGCGGCGGAGCCTTCGGTGGCTGAAGCGCCGGCGACAGAGCCTGCCCCCCAACCTGCTCCGCCGGTATCTGTTGAGGTACCCGCCCCCAGCGAGGCTCCTGCTGCCGCCCCAGCGCCAGCACCGGCCCTCGACGAGAACTCAGCCCTCGCCTCAGCCCCCATCGCTCCGGGTGCCCCCGACTCGACCATTTCTCAATCCGAGCAGCTCAACACACCGGAAATCGCACCAGAACCTACGCCAGAACCAACACCAGAGACTGGCGCACAACAGGCCACACCCGCAGACACCCAAGACTCTGAAACGCTCGTCCCTCTAAATACCACCGCCACACAACTGCCGGAAAACGCAGCAGCAACCACGGCCCTCACCTCGACCGACAACGCCCAGGACAGCAAAACCGTCATGGGACTGTCCGCACTCGCCGGCATCGCTCTTCTCGCCGGCGTTGGGCTCTTCCGTCGACGCCAGCAGAATCGCAGGCGCCGTGGTGAACGCATTCCAATGCCCAAGGAGTCGACAGCACTCGTCGAGCAGCAGATTCGTGAGAACGCGGACCCTTCCCTCCTCGCACTCCTCGACAACGCACTCCGCGACGTCGCTGACATCTGCCGTACCAACTCCATCCCGCTACCCGCACTTCTCGGAGTCTTCCTTCACGACCGCAGCATCGAACTCGCGCTCGTAGACGACATTGAACTACCCGCCCCATGGCAACGCGACACCGAGACATCGGCCTGGACCATCACCGCCGACGACGAACTCGACCCCCCACTCACCACCGTCAGCCCCTACCCGGCCCTGGTGGAAATCGGCGAAATCGAAGGCGGATCCAGACTCCTCCTCAACCTCGAACAGCTTTCCCACCTCGGAATCGCAGCCCCCACAGCAGAGGCCCGCGACATCATCCGAGCGCTCGCAGTGTTCCTCGCTTTCTCCCCGCTCGGCGACAACCTCAAACTCACCCTTGTTGGCACAGGCGAAGCTCTCGCGCGCCCGAACACCGACGGATCAGCACTGATCGAATACGCCTCAACCGCCGACGCAGTCCTCGAACGGCTCGCCCGACACACACGGACCGACGCACAAGCCCTCTCGGACAACGGAATCGACGACATCGCGCAGGCACGCATCGAATACACAGACAGCGCTATCACCAATCCCGAAATCATCCTGCTCTCCGAGCCGCTGACACCCGCACAACGCGAAATCTTCGACAACATCCTCGCCAACGCGCCACGAGTCGCGTTCGCCGCGGTCACCGCTGCAGACGACCCCACAGCAGACTGGACACTGACCACCAGAACCGACGGATCCGCCACACTGCGCCGCCCAGGCAGACCCGCCTTCGACCTCACACCCGCACGCATCTCCGAAGCAGAATTCGACGCAATCATCGACGTCCTCGAAACAGCAGACGCCGACCCCATCGCCGACGCCGCTTCCCAGAACGACCCATGGACAGCAGAAACCTTCGACGACCGCATCGCAGAAGCAACATCGGTCGACGACCTCCTACCCCACCAGGCACCGACCGTCCATTTCCTCGCAACAGAACCGAACTTCGACACCGCAACAACCGAATTCGACGACGACGAAGCCGACACCGAACCCCTCACCTACCTCAACCCCGCCGACGAATCATCGATCAACAACACACCAGCCACCGCAGAGAACACACCACCCTTCGCGATGGCGATCGCGCCGACACCAGACAACGCACTCTCCGTCGACGAACACATCTGGATCCACATCCTCGGGACCCCACGCGTGACAGCACTCAACGAAGGATCCGACGTCGGCCGACGACCTCACCTCACCGAACTCGCAGCCCTCATCGCCACCCACCCACACCCCGGAATCCGCGGACCCCAAGTAGACGAAAAGATCTGGCCCAAACAGACATACGCAAACCTCAGCCTCTCCGAACAAACCACAAAACGCACCGCCCGCCGAAACACCGCCTTCACCAGACTCCGCAACTTCCTCGGCGAAACCGCCACCGGAGACCTCGCATTCCCCAAGGTCTTCGACAACACCGGAAACACCCCATACCGCCTCGACGACACCGTCCACACCGACTGGGACATCTGGAACAACCTCATCGGAGGCCACCCCGCCACCGCCGACCACAACGAACTGACCACAGCCGTCGCCCTCGTGGAAGGAACCCCATTCACCACGAAAAAAGCGCCCGCACGATACGGCTGGGCAGAAGAACTGCGCCAGAACATGATCTCCGAACTCACCGACGCCATTGAAGAACTCTCAGCACGTCACCTACAAGAAGGCGACACGCGCATCGCACTCGAACTCGCCCAGAAAGGCCTCGACGTCGACGAATACCACGAGGGACTCTGGCGACTCGCGATCATCGCAACCCACGGCAGCGACGACATCACAGCTACACAGGGCCTCATCGACGCACTGCTCACCAAACTCGCAGAACTCGACGTCGACCCCAACGAGCAGACATCTGAACTACTCCAGATACTCGACGACTTCCACGACACCGCCGGCGAACGCCCGTACCGAATCGCCCAGAGAGCATCCTGA
- a CDS encoding type II secretion system F family protein: MTFQIQAALLAIVLSVGLICLFLRFAPAQASLSDVLDNLGAHRSNEAPDEAFDDDSIRGKVGTRLLPYTTDSTILRIPRSDLAILKIGIPYFLGDKVLSALVGLLFFPALNLMLTALGHGLPWGIPTILSIAVAGVLFITPDIDVRKKAAAAREEFSRSLGAYIEFVALNRTGGVGAVQSLERAAAVGDSWVFRRLDEELMRAQRSGQAPWDTLTRISGELELPDLADLADIMTLTGEQGASVAVTLSARASALRNAQLSDELGKAGSATEKIQAPLAVLGIIFMAMLFIPALSNIVLGS; encoded by the coding sequence ATGACGTTCCAAATTCAAGCGGCCCTGCTGGCGATCGTTCTTAGCGTCGGACTGATCTGCCTTTTTCTCCGATTCGCCCCGGCGCAGGCGTCGCTCTCCGATGTCCTCGACAACCTTGGCGCGCACCGATCGAACGAGGCCCCCGACGAAGCCTTCGACGACGACTCCATCCGTGGGAAGGTCGGAACGCGACTTTTGCCGTACACCACAGACTCCACGATCCTCAGAATCCCGCGATCGGATCTGGCGATACTCAAGATCGGGATTCCGTACTTCCTCGGCGACAAGGTCCTCTCTGCGCTCGTCGGATTGTTGTTCTTCCCTGCACTGAACCTGATGCTCACAGCCCTCGGACACGGGCTTCCCTGGGGAATTCCGACGATCCTTTCGATCGCCGTCGCCGGAGTTCTCTTCATCACCCCCGATATCGATGTCCGCAAAAAGGCAGCCGCCGCCCGCGAGGAGTTCAGCCGCTCTCTCGGCGCCTACATCGAGTTCGTGGCCCTCAACCGCACAGGAGGCGTCGGTGCTGTGCAGAGCCTCGAACGTGCAGCTGCCGTTGGAGATTCCTGGGTCTTCCGACGGCTCGACGAAGAGCTCATGCGGGCTCAACGTTCTGGTCAGGCTCCGTGGGATACCCTCACCCGCATTTCCGGTGAACTCGAATTGCCCGACCTCGCCGACCTTGCGGACATCATGACTCTGACAGGCGAACAGGGAGCGTCAGTCGCAGTCACACTCAGCGCCCGAGCATCTGCGCTTCGCAACGCTCAACTCTCCGATGAACTCGGCAAGGCCGGATCGGCAACGGAGAAGATCCAAGCACCGCTTGCCGTCCTCGGAATCATTTTCATGGCAATGCTATTTATCCCTGCCTTGTCCAACATTGTTCTCGGTTCATAG